From one Oxyura jamaicensis isolate SHBP4307 breed ruddy duck chromosome 15, BPBGC_Ojam_1.0, whole genome shotgun sequence genomic stretch:
- the SEZ6L gene encoding seizure 6-like protein isoform X1 produces the protein MPGPRGLCLLALLLGGPAAPRPDGRPEAALLPASPDPLGTEQPAEEAVGSAGGPGHGSALNLLPPAEDGAEPAAEAPTLPTRSHVPPAPAAAPGADAKQTVKKKLPAPKQANTARKHLKPKPTLPGTPKAVSVPGSRLPVSSQEPPVPAEAATGEGTPGLSPPELPWGGRDPTSRPVLQISLSTLPPAAARPFPSGPGDASTAPTTAPTGAAVNHTDSVESEGNGSTLEESQETTTSTIITTTVITTEPTPVRCSVSFYDPEGYIDSTDYPPLPLHSYLECTYNVTVYTGYGVELQVKSVNLSDGEVLSIRGVDDDSLVVLANQTLLVEGQVIRSPTNTISVYFRTFQDEAVGTFQLHYQVFMLSCSFPRRPDFGEVTVMDLHSGGIAHFHCHLGYELQGPKVLTCINASRPHWSSPEPICSAPCGGTVHNATIGRVLSPSYTGNQSSSMYCVWTIGAPPGQKLHLHFEKLLLTEKDRMVVYSGDSNRSAVLYDSLRADSVPFEGVISDGSSIRIDFLAEEPAAATAFNIRFEAFERGHCYEPYIQNGNFTTSDPTYNLGTTVEFTCDPGHSLEQGPAVIECVNMRDPYWNDTEPLCRAMCGGELTAVAGVILSPNWPEPYAEGEDCIWRVHVGEEKRLFLDIQLLNLTNSDILTIYDGDELTARILGQYVGSSGPQKLYSSSPDLTIQFHSDPAGLIFGKGQGFIMNYIEVSRNDSCSDLPEIQNGWKTTSHTELVRGAKITYQCDPGYDIVGSDTLTCQWDLSWSSDPPFCEKIMYCTDPGEVEHSTRLISDPVLLVGTTIQYTCNPGFVLEGSSLLTCYSRETGTPIWTSRLPHCVSEESLACDNPGLPENGYQILYKRLYLPGESLTFMCYEGFELMGEVTIKCILGQPSHWSGPLPICKVNQDSFEHALEVAEAAAETSLEGGNMALAIFIPVLIISLLLGGAYIYITRCRYYSSLRLPLMYSHPYSQITVETEFDNPIYETGETREYEVSI, from the exons ACGGCAGGCCGGAGGCAGCGCTGCTCCCCGCGAGCCCTGACCCCCTGGGCACGGAGCAGCCGGCGGAGGAGGCGGTGGGCAGCGCCGGGGGACCCGGGCATGGCTCAGCCCTCAACCTGCTGCCCCCGGCGGAGGACGGCGCTGAGCCGGCGGCAGAGGCACCCACGCTGCCCACGCGGAGCCACGTCCCGCCGGCACCCGCCGCCGCCCCTGGGGCTGATGCAAAACAAACTGTCAAGAAAAAGCTGCCGGCTCCAAAGCAAGCAAATACAGCCAGGAAGCACCTGAAGCCCAAGCCCACCCTGCCGGGGACCCCCAAGGCTGTGAGCGTGCCGGGCTCCAGGCTCCCCGTCTCCTCCCAGGAGCCGCCCGTGCCAGCAGAGGCAGCGACTGGGGAGGGGACACCGGGGCTGAGCCCTCCTGAGCTGCCCTGGGGGGGCCGGGACCCCACCAGCCGCCCTGTGCTGCAGATCTCCCTGTCcaccctgccaccagcagctgctcgTCCCTTCCCCAGTGGCCCTGGTGATGCCAGCACGGCCCCGACCACGGCTCCCACGGGTGCTGCTGTTAACCACACGGACAGTGTGGAGAGCGAGGGGAACGGCTCCACGCTGGAGGAGAGCCAGGaaaccaccacctccaccatCATCACCACCACCGTCATAACCACGGAGCCCACCCCGG TCCGCTGCAGCGTGAGCTTCTACGACCCCGAGGGCTACATCGACTCCACCGACTACCCCCCGCTGCCCCTGCACAGCTACCTGGAGTGCACCTACAACGTCACCGTCTACACGGGCTACGGCGTGGAGCTGCAG GTGAAGAGCGTGAACCTGTCAGATGGAGAGGTGCTCTCCATCCGCGGCGTGGACGACGACAGCCTGGTGGTGCTGGCCAACCAGACGCTGCTGGTGGAGGGCCAGGTGATCCGCAGCCCCACCAACACCATCTCCGTCTACTTCCGCACCTTCCAGGACGAGGCGGTGGGCACCTTCCAGCTGCACTACCAGG TGTtcatgctgagctgcagctttcCACGGAGACCCGACTTCGGAGAGGTCACCGTCATGGACCTGCACTCGGGGGGGATCGCCCACTTTCACTGCCACCTGGGCTACGAGCTGCAGGGCCCCAAGGTGCTCACGTGCATCAACGCCTCTCGGCCCCACTGGAGCAGCCCAGAACCCATCTGCTCAG CGCCCTGCGGCGGCACCGTGCACAACGCCACCATCGGCCGCGTCCTCTCGCCCAGCTACACGGGCAACCAGTCGAGCAGCATGTACTGCGTGTGGACCATCGGGGCCCCCCCGGGCCAGAAGCTGCACCTGCACTTCgagaagctgctgctgaccGAGAAGGACAG GATGGTGGTGTACAGCGGGGACTCCAACCGCTCCGCCGTGCTCTACGACTCGCTGCGAGCCGACAGCGTGCCCTTCGAGGGGGTGATCAGCGACGGCTCCTCCATCCGGATCGACTTCCTCGCCGAGGAGCCCGCCGCCGCCACGGCCTTCAACATCCGCTTCGAAG CCTTCGAGCGGGGCCACTGCTACGAGCCCTACATCCAGAACGGGAACTTCACCACCTCCGACCCCACCTACAACCTGGGCACCACCGTGGAGTTCACGTGCGACCCCGGGCACTCCCTGGAGCAGGGCCCCGCCGTCATCGAGTGCGTCAACATGCGGGACCCCTACTGGAACGACACGGAGCCGCTGTGCCGCG CCATGTGCGGGGGGGAGCTGACGGCCGTGGCCGGGGTCATCCTGTCCCCCAACTGGCCGGAGCCCTACGCCGAGGGAGAGGACTGCATCTGGAGGGTGCACGTGGGCGAGGAGAAGCGGCTGTTCCTGGACATCCAGCT CCTGAACCTCACCAACAGCGACATCCTCACCATTTACGACGGGGACGAGCTCACCGCCCGCATCCTGGGGCAGTACGTCGGCAGCAGCGGCCCCCAGAAGCTCTACTCGTCCAGCCCCGACCTCACCATCCAGTTCCACTCGGACCCCGCTGGGCTCATCTTCGGGAAGGGGCAAGGATTCATCATGAACTACATTG AGGTGTCCCGCAACGACTCCTGCTCCGACCTGCCCGAGATCCAGAACGGCTGGAAGACCACGTCGCACACGGAGCTGGTGCGAGGGGCCAAGATCACCTACCAGTGCGACCCGGGGTACGACATCGTGGGGAGCGACACCCTCACCTGCCAGTGGGACCTCAGCTGGAGCAGCGACCCCCCCTTCTGTGAAAAGA TTATGTACTGCACGGACCCGGGGGAGGTGGAGCACTCCACCCGCCTCATCTCCGAcccggtgctgctggtggggaccACCATCCAGTACACCTGCAACCCCGGCTTCGTGCTGGAGGGCAGCTCGCTGCTGACCTGCTACAGCCGCGAGACGGGGACGCCCATCTGGACCTCGCGGCTCCCGCACTGTGTCT CCGAGGAGTCGCTGGCGTGCGACAACCCGGGACTGCCGGAAAACGGCTACCAAATACTCTACAAACGCCTCTACCTGCCCGGCGAGTCCCTGACCTTCATGTGCTACGAGGGCTTCGAGCTCATGGGGGAGGTCACCATCAAGTGCATCCTGGGCCAGCCGTCGCACTGGAGCGGCCCGCTGCCCATCTGCAAAG TGAACCAGGACAGCTTTGAGCACGCTCTGGAAG TAGCAGAAGCTGCTGCGGAGACATCGCTCGAGGGGGGAAACATGGCCCTAGCCATCTTCATCCCGGTGCTGAtcatctccctgctgctgggaggggcGTACATCTACATCACCAG GTGCCGGTACTACTCCAGCCTCCGCCTGCCCCTCATGTACTCGCACCCCTACAGCCAGATCACGGTAGAAACGGAGTTCGACAACCCGATCTATGAGACAGGG gaAACCAGAGAATACGAGGTTTCGATATAA
- the SEZ6L gene encoding seizure 6-like protein isoform X2, with the protein MPGPRGLCLLALLLGGPAAPRPDGRPEAALLPASPDPLGTEQPAEEAVGSAGGPGHGSALNLLPPAEDGAEPAAEAPTLPTRSHVPPAPAAAPGADAKQTVKKKLPAPKQANTARKHLKPKPTLPGTPKAVSVPGSRLPVSSQEPPVPAEAATGEGTPGLSPPELPWGGRDPTSRPVLQISLSTLPPAAARPFPSGPGDASTAPTTAPTGAAVNHTDSVESEGNGSTLEESQETTTSTIITTTVITTEPTPVRCSVSFYDPEGYIDSTDYPPLPLHSYLECTYNVTVYTGYGVELQVKSVNLSDGEVLSIRGVDDDSLVVLANQTLLVEGQVIRSPTNTISVYFRTFQDEAVGTFQLHYQVFMLSCSFPRRPDFGEVTVMDLHSGGIAHFHCHLGYELQGPKVLTCINASRPHWSSPEPICSAPCGGTVHNATIGRVLSPSYTGNQSSSMYCVWTIGAPPGQKLHLHFEKLLLTEKDRMVVYSGDSNRSAVLYDSLRADSVPFEGVISDGSSIRIDFLAEEPAAATAFNIRFEAFERGHCYEPYIQNGNFTTSDPTYNLGTTVEFTCDPGHSLEQGPAVIECVNMRDPYWNDTEPLCRAMCGGELTAVAGVILSPNWPEPYAEGEDCIWRVHVGEEKRLFLDIQLLNLTNSDILTIYDGDELTARILGQYVGSSGPQKLYSSSPDLTIQFHSDPAGLIFGKGQGFIMNYIEVSRNDSCSDLPEIQNGWKTTSHTELVRGAKITYQCDPGYDIVGSDTLTCQWDLSWSSDPPFCEKIMYCTDPGEVEHSTRLISDPVLLVGTTIQYTCNPGFVLEGSSLLTCYSRETGTPIWTSRLPHCVSEESLACDNPGLPENGYQILYKRLYLPGESLTFMCYEGFELMGEVTIKCILGQPSHWSGPLPICKVNQDSFEHALEAEAAAETSLEGGNMALAIFIPVLIISLLLGGAYIYITRCRYYSSLRLPLMYSHPYSQITVETEFDNPIYETGETREYEVSI; encoded by the exons ACGGCAGGCCGGAGGCAGCGCTGCTCCCCGCGAGCCCTGACCCCCTGGGCACGGAGCAGCCGGCGGAGGAGGCGGTGGGCAGCGCCGGGGGACCCGGGCATGGCTCAGCCCTCAACCTGCTGCCCCCGGCGGAGGACGGCGCTGAGCCGGCGGCAGAGGCACCCACGCTGCCCACGCGGAGCCACGTCCCGCCGGCACCCGCCGCCGCCCCTGGGGCTGATGCAAAACAAACTGTCAAGAAAAAGCTGCCGGCTCCAAAGCAAGCAAATACAGCCAGGAAGCACCTGAAGCCCAAGCCCACCCTGCCGGGGACCCCCAAGGCTGTGAGCGTGCCGGGCTCCAGGCTCCCCGTCTCCTCCCAGGAGCCGCCCGTGCCAGCAGAGGCAGCGACTGGGGAGGGGACACCGGGGCTGAGCCCTCCTGAGCTGCCCTGGGGGGGCCGGGACCCCACCAGCCGCCCTGTGCTGCAGATCTCCCTGTCcaccctgccaccagcagctgctcgTCCCTTCCCCAGTGGCCCTGGTGATGCCAGCACGGCCCCGACCACGGCTCCCACGGGTGCTGCTGTTAACCACACGGACAGTGTGGAGAGCGAGGGGAACGGCTCCACGCTGGAGGAGAGCCAGGaaaccaccacctccaccatCATCACCACCACCGTCATAACCACGGAGCCCACCCCGG TCCGCTGCAGCGTGAGCTTCTACGACCCCGAGGGCTACATCGACTCCACCGACTACCCCCCGCTGCCCCTGCACAGCTACCTGGAGTGCACCTACAACGTCACCGTCTACACGGGCTACGGCGTGGAGCTGCAG GTGAAGAGCGTGAACCTGTCAGATGGAGAGGTGCTCTCCATCCGCGGCGTGGACGACGACAGCCTGGTGGTGCTGGCCAACCAGACGCTGCTGGTGGAGGGCCAGGTGATCCGCAGCCCCACCAACACCATCTCCGTCTACTTCCGCACCTTCCAGGACGAGGCGGTGGGCACCTTCCAGCTGCACTACCAGG TGTtcatgctgagctgcagctttcCACGGAGACCCGACTTCGGAGAGGTCACCGTCATGGACCTGCACTCGGGGGGGATCGCCCACTTTCACTGCCACCTGGGCTACGAGCTGCAGGGCCCCAAGGTGCTCACGTGCATCAACGCCTCTCGGCCCCACTGGAGCAGCCCAGAACCCATCTGCTCAG CGCCCTGCGGCGGCACCGTGCACAACGCCACCATCGGCCGCGTCCTCTCGCCCAGCTACACGGGCAACCAGTCGAGCAGCATGTACTGCGTGTGGACCATCGGGGCCCCCCCGGGCCAGAAGCTGCACCTGCACTTCgagaagctgctgctgaccGAGAAGGACAG GATGGTGGTGTACAGCGGGGACTCCAACCGCTCCGCCGTGCTCTACGACTCGCTGCGAGCCGACAGCGTGCCCTTCGAGGGGGTGATCAGCGACGGCTCCTCCATCCGGATCGACTTCCTCGCCGAGGAGCCCGCCGCCGCCACGGCCTTCAACATCCGCTTCGAAG CCTTCGAGCGGGGCCACTGCTACGAGCCCTACATCCAGAACGGGAACTTCACCACCTCCGACCCCACCTACAACCTGGGCACCACCGTGGAGTTCACGTGCGACCCCGGGCACTCCCTGGAGCAGGGCCCCGCCGTCATCGAGTGCGTCAACATGCGGGACCCCTACTGGAACGACACGGAGCCGCTGTGCCGCG CCATGTGCGGGGGGGAGCTGACGGCCGTGGCCGGGGTCATCCTGTCCCCCAACTGGCCGGAGCCCTACGCCGAGGGAGAGGACTGCATCTGGAGGGTGCACGTGGGCGAGGAGAAGCGGCTGTTCCTGGACATCCAGCT CCTGAACCTCACCAACAGCGACATCCTCACCATTTACGACGGGGACGAGCTCACCGCCCGCATCCTGGGGCAGTACGTCGGCAGCAGCGGCCCCCAGAAGCTCTACTCGTCCAGCCCCGACCTCACCATCCAGTTCCACTCGGACCCCGCTGGGCTCATCTTCGGGAAGGGGCAAGGATTCATCATGAACTACATTG AGGTGTCCCGCAACGACTCCTGCTCCGACCTGCCCGAGATCCAGAACGGCTGGAAGACCACGTCGCACACGGAGCTGGTGCGAGGGGCCAAGATCACCTACCAGTGCGACCCGGGGTACGACATCGTGGGGAGCGACACCCTCACCTGCCAGTGGGACCTCAGCTGGAGCAGCGACCCCCCCTTCTGTGAAAAGA TTATGTACTGCACGGACCCGGGGGAGGTGGAGCACTCCACCCGCCTCATCTCCGAcccggtgctgctggtggggaccACCATCCAGTACACCTGCAACCCCGGCTTCGTGCTGGAGGGCAGCTCGCTGCTGACCTGCTACAGCCGCGAGACGGGGACGCCCATCTGGACCTCGCGGCTCCCGCACTGTGTCT CCGAGGAGTCGCTGGCGTGCGACAACCCGGGACTGCCGGAAAACGGCTACCAAATACTCTACAAACGCCTCTACCTGCCCGGCGAGTCCCTGACCTTCATGTGCTACGAGGGCTTCGAGCTCATGGGGGAGGTCACCATCAAGTGCATCCTGGGCCAGCCGTCGCACTGGAGCGGCCCGCTGCCCATCTGCAAAG TGAACCAGGACAGCTTTGAGCACGCTCTGGAAG CAGAAGCTGCTGCGGAGACATCGCTCGAGGGGGGAAACATGGCCCTAGCCATCTTCATCCCGGTGCTGAtcatctccctgctgctgggaggggcGTACATCTACATCACCAG GTGCCGGTACTACTCCAGCCTCCGCCTGCCCCTCATGTACTCGCACCCCTACAGCCAGATCACGGTAGAAACGGAGTTCGACAACCCGATCTATGAGACAGGG gaAACCAGAGAATACGAGGTTTCGATATAA